In Acipenser ruthenus chromosome 15, fAciRut3.2 maternal haplotype, whole genome shotgun sequence, a genomic segment contains:
- the LOC117422385 gene encoding acyl-coenzyme A thioesterase 1-like, which produces MSFLIKLTARSFQRVCNVKLLAAVRLYSTAGQSGVSIQAGPRTALADEALKIRVSGLSPLQEVTVRAVVISDDDSMFDSSAQYRADRQGELDLTREPSLGGAFTGVEAMGLLWSLLPVPMEVPWRRLFKKDVLKGPQFVDLLVHRDLSERGRIPGPVLAKTRVERWFAGQGVTRTQLSEGRVRGSLFLPAGAGPFPGVIDMYGDEGGLTEYRASLLASRGFAALALPYLGREHLPESLSDLDFGYFEQAASFLLHHPKVRSLGLGAVGTGKGAELALAMVTFLPQVVAAVSISGCHANTGGELRYRDRVLPGLSYKASLARMLDSGVLDLSETLADPCDPRHRASLIPIEEAEGHFLFVVGEDDRKWKSEVYAAAAVQKLSEGGRHNYRVLSYPGAGHRIDPPSSPFAQAVLDQTLGVPVMEGGQPSAHAHAQAHAWGQIQEFLHSNLGGSCV; this is translated from the exons ATGTCCTTCTTAATAAAACTTACTGCACGGTCTTTTCAACGCGTCTGCAATGTGAAGCTTCTTGCGGCGGTGCGACTGTACTCCACAGCGGGACAGTCAGGGGTGAGCATTCAGGCCGGTCCCCGGACTGCCTTGGCGGACGAGGCTCTGAAGATCCGCGTGTCGGGTTTGAGTCCCTTACAAGAGGTCACTGTGCGGGCCGTGGTCATCAGCGATGACGACTCCATGTTCGACTCCTCCGCCCAGTACCGGGCAGACCGGCAAGGGGAGCTGGACCTAACTAGGGAACCTAGCCTTGGGGGCGCTTTCACGGGCGTAGAAGCAATGGGGTTGCTATGGAGTCTGTTACCTGTCCCGATGGAAGTGCCCTGGCGGCGTCTGTTCAAGAAAGATGTTCTGAAGGGACCGCAGTTCGTGGACCTCTTGGTGCACCGGGACCTGTCGGAGCGTGGCAGGATCCCCGGCCCGGTCCTGGCTAAGACCCGGGTTGAGAGGTGGTTCGCCGGCCAAGGAGTGACGCGGACCCAGCTCAGTGAAGGGCGAGTCCGGGGCAGTTTGTTTCTGCCTGCAG GAGCTGGCCCCTTCCCTGGTGTGATTGACATGTACGGCGATGAGGGTGGGCTGACGGAGTATCGAGCCAGTCTATTGGCCAGCCGGGGGTTCGCTGCCTTGGCCCTGCCCTACCTGGGAAGAGAGCACCTCCCAGAATCCCTCAGTGACTTAGACTTTGGCTACTTCGAGCAGGCTGCCAGCTTCCTGCTTCACCACCCAAag GTGAGGAGCTTGGGTCTGGGCGCAGTGGGCACCGGGAAAGGTGCGGAGCTGGCTCTGGCCATGGTCACCTTCCTACCCCAGGTCGTGGCTGCCGTAAGCATCTCTGGTTGCCATGCCAACACTGGCGGGGAGCTGCGGTACAGAGACCGGGTCCTGCCAGGCCTCAGCTACAAAGCCAGTCTGGCGAGGATGCTGGATTCCGGAGTACTGGACCTCTCGGAGACACTGGCCGACCCCTGTGACCCCAGACACAGGGCCAGCCTCATTCCTATCGAGGAGGCGGAGGGGCACTTCCTGTTTGTGGTGGGGGAGGACGACAGGAAGTGGAAGAGTGAGGTGTATGCGGCGGCTGCAGTTCAGAAACTGAGCGAAGGGGGGCGCCACAATTACCGAGTTTTGAGCTACCCTGGAGCAGGGCATCGCATTGACCCACCCTCCTCACCCTTCGCCCAGGCAGTCCTGGACCAGACCCTGGGGGTGCCTGTGATGGAGGGAGGGCAGCCCTCTGCTCATGCCCACGCCCAAGCACATGCCTGGGGGCAGATTCAGGAGTTTCTCCATTCTAACCTGGGGGGCTCCTGTGTTTAA